One window of Paenibacillus sp. FSL K6-3182 genomic DNA carries:
- a CDS encoding beta-N-acetylhexosaminidase, which yields MSMGQQQLSFYGELSGLDNGVDILCDMLAMKRSDTGGFPVTLERTENAELLVRFEGAGATIIYNRSNHLLRAVGLLVEALRSHEYTEIREQPQFDTIGFMLDCSRNAVPKVDSVKELLRYMALMGMNTLMLYTEDTYTVENEPYFGYMRGRYTPEELQECDAYAAELGIEMIPCIQTLGHLESFLKWEASAAVRDTHDVLLVGQDPTYELIDRMVGSVSRTFRSRRIHIGMDEAHGLGRGRGLDLYGNRNRFELMNEHLSKVEDITTRYGLQPLIWSDMYFRIGSATHDYYDLDSVIDEAHVNRIPQGIQLVYWDYYHYEQQFYETMIRKHRALGSVPVFAGGIWTWLGMSTHYTRTLQCTHAALQACKQENVREVFATAWGDNGAENNLWSILPSLQLYAEHAYAKVVDEQRLQRRTLFCTGIPYDHYMNIERMDHISGVKTEHGDFSNPSKYLLWQDVLLGLFDKHIENTEVADHYGRLAKLYREQEASQDTANRLFGVLACLADVLAIKADLGIRLRSAYADGNHALLEHMATNELPELLVRVEVLRTSHRGQWMSTNKPHGWEVLDIRYGGLSARLKSAQERIADYLAGTVERIEELEERRLYFDARSIQDGAETDYFVSYHLIASANKFT from the coding sequence ATGAGCATGGGACAGCAACAGCTTTCGTTCTATGGAGAGCTTAGTGGTTTGGATAATGGAGTGGACATCCTGTGCGACATGCTGGCTATGAAACGGTCGGACACCGGAGGATTTCCAGTTACGCTGGAGAGAACAGAAAACGCAGAGCTACTCGTAAGGTTCGAAGGAGCAGGCGCCACTATTATTTATAATCGAAGCAATCACTTGCTCCGGGCAGTCGGTCTATTGGTGGAAGCCCTCCGATCGCACGAGTATACAGAAATCCGCGAACAACCGCAATTCGATACAATCGGATTCATGCTGGACTGCTCCCGGAATGCCGTTCCTAAAGTGGATAGTGTTAAAGAATTGCTGCGTTACATGGCTTTGATGGGCATGAATACGCTCATGCTCTATACAGAGGATACTTATACGGTAGAGAACGAACCGTATTTTGGTTATATGCGCGGCAGATACACGCCGGAAGAGCTCCAGGAATGCGATGCCTATGCGGCGGAGCTTGGCATCGAGATGATTCCTTGCATTCAGACGCTCGGTCATCTCGAGTCCTTCCTGAAGTGGGAGGCTTCGGCCGCTGTAAGAGATACGCATGATGTACTTCTGGTAGGGCAGGACCCTACCTACGAGTTGATTGACCGAATGGTAGGCAGTGTATCGCGTACGTTCCGCAGCCGTCGAATACATATCGGAATGGACGAAGCCCACGGCTTGGGGCGTGGCCGTGGTCTGGATCTCTATGGGAACCGTAATCGATTTGAGCTTATGAACGAGCATTTGTCCAAGGTAGAGGACATTACGACACGTTATGGCTTGCAGCCGCTGATCTGGAGCGACATGTACTTTCGGATCGGCTCTGCAACGCACGATTATTATGATCTCGATTCTGTAATCGATGAAGCTCATGTGAATCGCATTCCGCAGGGAATACAGCTTGTTTATTGGGATTATTATCATTATGAGCAGCAATTTTACGAGACGATGATACGCAAGCATCGGGCGCTCGGCTCCGTACCTGTATTCGCTGGCGGCATCTGGACTTGGCTCGGCATGAGTACGCATTATACGCGTACGTTACAATGCACCCATGCAGCACTGCAAGCCTGCAAACAGGAGAATGTAAGGGAAGTGTTCGCAACGGCGTGGGGGGACAACGGGGCGGAGAACAATCTATGGTCGATTCTTCCGAGTTTGCAGCTATACGCAGAACACGCTTATGCCAAGGTTGTGGATGAGCAGAGATTACAACGCAGAACGCTGTTTTGTACGGGCATTCCTTATGATCATTATATGAATATTGAGCGAATGGATCATATATCAGGCGTGAAGACGGAGCACGGCGATTTCTCCAATCCATCGAAATATTTGCTGTGGCAGGATGTCCTGTTGGGGCTGTTCGACAAACACATTGAGAATACAGAGGTTGCGGACCATTATGGCCGGCTTGCCAAGTTGTATCGGGAGCAGGAGGCTAGTCAGGATACGGCTAATCGTCTATTCGGCGTTCTTGCCTGCTTGGCTGATGTACTTGCAATAAAGGCGGATTTAGGAATACGTCTAAGAAGCGCATATGCGGATGGAAATCATGCGTTATTAGAACATATGGCTACGAATGAATTGCCTGAATTGCTGGTGAGAGTAGAGGTTTTACGAACTTCGCATCGTGGACAATGGATGAGCACGAACAAGCCTCATGGATGGGAAGTATTAGATATTCGTTATGGAGGACTATCAGCAAGATTGAAATCCGCGCAAGAACGGATAGCCGATTATTTAGCAGGCACAGTCGAGCGAATCGAGGAGCTTGAAGAGAGAAGGCTTTACTTTGACGCCAGGTCCATACAGGACGGCGCAGAAACGGACTATTTTGTTTCCTATCATCTGATTGCAAGTGCGAATAAGTTTACCTGA
- a CDS encoding sugar-binding protein, with amino-acid sequence MVQMKKMSRSILVRILILCLTVPSIFMGGSISNAQAAVSDNLLANANTYQIWTAPNTMNILKHQAPLVGNSINLDMAKREYESGQAFVTAGEDGAEVTEVSITDLTYESSIIPSQDVQIFVQHYVNVTKSTNGALPVGWYPDALIPLDSYIGLHGTVNVEAGENQAFWFTVRTDADTPSGVYTGSISLTVNGQVNHVPVNVKVRNFALPEENHAETAFTIWGGDMLLAGHPGITLNSPEYWELMRNYYDLMLDYHITAMDLPIPSTDYDQFVLDAAPYVNNPRVSAYRIPYEASDFDNGKATKLVNDLDAAGLLDKAYYYLGRDIDEPTPALYPKVIDFSNKIKAIDPTLRHIVTSGIKPDLAPYVNTFSPLFSEFTTEQGLEMARAHQANGGHMWWYGCIANQNPYPTYHIDDNLISARMLSWMQKSYGIEGNLYWAVNIYKKYNGVEYVNRDIWTDPVSFQGANGEGSMLYPGDKYGIDGAIPTLRLQAIRDGNEDYEYLWLLEQKVKEAAQFLKVDISVDDIMKLYDDSLFKNVKSFTLNPQDLQDVRSEVAGIIEQLDQNPNSLIAISSLTSGIMEKEVTVYAEIGTDVTINGVAVAGTAVDGSNVAQKYVTRIPSKVGVNEVTITLNKDAQNEVITRRFIQNSRTMEPIMKKINFNDFEDEQSLDEIVMYDGATKEGLSEEHVTSGIKSLKVKIPDKAGGSYPSMVLPVGSENKDISKAKTLEFDVFNASQSAMELFVKVYDKSNVASDHALGGITPGAHHIAFPISELANVDKNNISSIILWTYTGNLDITLYFDHFYFTEPDAEAMKQIEINYSPILPDIDGVVNDAIWNIDKELTYKTGTTDNEAKYNLAYNDQYLFVGVNVKDDHVVNSNAAKPWDDDSVEIYIDGDGMKGEYTDHTVRYVFRYDDDQVYAYGTKPKETDGIKQHTLKTGEGYSLEVAIPWRVIGVTPGNENVIGFNVHVNDKNVEETSAPGKLSLTADVSQDTVSSLHWKDRVFAPQNASFTISESLQDEIVIDGKLDESTWDLNYNMGYATFGQSNNTSKVGFKWDSKNLYAAFNVTDDVIHAPQERPVWEEDGVEIFIDGDFLKGPRKGDHAPHYLFRFGDDTAYLDGFPSELTQGIIQKSVKTNTGYSVEIAIPWETIGITATEKQWIGITTHINDNDNPNIGVLGLTDDGIMDGANTENYLAFQLQEVTAVEGVHLNQTEGILKVGETLQLNASILPEDASNKTVVWSVYGEQPMGVAQITSTGLVSAIAPGTAVLRATSAVDATKFAEFSLTVKAKDKPVDPVGPNVPGVPGVPSGSGGDFPSDGPKVENGTIKMNTKVDGDGLTAKVEVNMEAIEKAWKSTPVDSSGHATIRIEISGEQGKNSTEISIPAEAISNLNSKQKIELITHRARMTLSSSFFQEKTATNAKIVTVIIGDADKTKWSQSVTDQIGDHPAIHFTMKIDGEPYAWSHPKTPVEIEIPYVPSVKEAAKPNHIVIWSINDAGQAVVVANGKYDPTTKSVRFKGNHFGSYVVAFVYKTFSDIGNHLWAQAAIESLAAREVIKGTGHDTFGPAKNITRADFVTMLVRALDLKGFLDVNGDGKDNKNFNDVFSADYYYEAIGMAKQMSIITGSGNDSFNPKGEISRQEMFTIAARALTKLEKLQAEGNKEQLSSFLDHGSVAEYAASSIAGLLEAGLIEGNGNSLHPRAKATRAEVAVFMERLLNRIY; translated from the coding sequence ATGGTGCAAATGAAAAAAATGAGTCGGAGTATATTGGTTAGAATCCTCATCTTATGTTTAACGGTTCCGTCCATCTTTATGGGTGGATCGATTTCGAATGCACAGGCTGCTGTATCTGACAACTTATTAGCGAATGCGAATACGTATCAAATTTGGACGGCTCCCAATACGATGAATATATTAAAGCATCAAGCCCCGCTTGTTGGCAATAGTATTAATTTGGATATGGCCAAAAGAGAATATGAGAGCGGTCAAGCGTTCGTTACTGCTGGGGAAGACGGGGCTGAAGTGACAGAGGTCAGCATCACGGATCTTACCTATGAGAGCTCAATCATTCCTTCTCAAGATGTGCAAATTTTTGTCCAGCATTACGTAAATGTAACCAAAAGCACAAACGGAGCTTTACCCGTTGGATGGTATCCGGACGCGTTGATTCCTCTTGATTCTTATATAGGACTGCACGGTACTGTAAATGTGGAAGCAGGAGAGAATCAGGCATTTTGGTTTACGGTCCGAACGGATGCCGACACACCTTCAGGAGTATATACAGGCTCAATTAGCTTAACGGTTAACGGACAGGTGAATCATGTTCCTGTTAACGTAAAGGTCAGAAACTTTGCGCTTCCAGAGGAAAATCACGCAGAGACCGCCTTTACAATCTGGGGCGGAGATATGCTGCTGGCAGGTCACCCTGGAATTACGCTCAACAGCCCGGAATATTGGGAACTGATGAGGAATTACTATGATCTGATGCTTGACTATCATATTACAGCAATGGATTTACCTATACCGTCTACCGATTACGATCAATTTGTGCTGGATGCCGCACCATATGTGAATAATCCACGTGTATCGGCTTATCGGATTCCCTATGAGGCTTCAGATTTTGACAATGGAAAAGCAACAAAGCTGGTTAACGATCTGGATGCGGCAGGACTTCTTGATAAAGCCTATTATTATCTGGGCAGAGATATTGATGAGCCGACTCCAGCCCTGTATCCCAAAGTCATTGATTTTAGCAATAAAATCAAAGCTATTGATCCAACATTACGGCATATTGTGACAAGCGGAATAAAACCAGATTTGGCGCCCTATGTAAATACGTTTTCCCCACTATTTAGTGAATTTACAACGGAGCAAGGTTTGGAAATGGCCAGGGCGCATCAAGCCAATGGAGGGCATATGTGGTGGTACGGATGCATTGCCAATCAAAACCCTTACCCTACGTATCATATTGACGATAATTTGATCAGCGCGCGAATGTTGTCCTGGATGCAGAAGTCATATGGAATCGAAGGCAATTTATACTGGGCAGTGAATATTTACAAGAAATATAACGGCGTTGAATATGTGAATCGTGATATTTGGACGGATCCCGTTTCCTTTCAAGGTGCAAATGGTGAAGGCTCGATGTTATATCCGGGCGATAAATACGGAATTGACGGAGCCATTCCTACATTGAGACTACAAGCCATTCGCGACGGCAATGAAGACTATGAGTATTTATGGTTGCTGGAGCAAAAAGTTAAAGAAGCTGCACAATTTTTAAAGGTCGATATTTCTGTAGACGATATTATGAAATTGTATGATGACTCCTTATTTAAAAATGTTAAATCTTTCACATTAAATCCCCAGGATCTCCAAGATGTACGCAGTGAAGTGGCAGGAATCATTGAGCAATTGGATCAAAATCCGAATTCGCTTATTGCAATTAGCAGCCTTACCTCTGGCATAATGGAAAAAGAAGTAACTGTTTATGCTGAGATAGGTACGGATGTGACTATCAACGGTGTGGCAGTTGCAGGTACAGCTGTTGACGGAAGCAATGTTGCACAGAAATACGTTACACGCATTCCATCAAAAGTGGGTGTCAATGAGGTTACAATCACCCTGAATAAGGATGCTCAGAACGAAGTTATCACTAGACGTTTTATTCAGAATTCGAGAACGATGGAACCCATTATGAAAAAGATCAATTTTAATGATTTTGAAGATGAGCAATCGTTGGACGAAATTGTTATGTATGATGGGGCAACTAAAGAAGGTTTGTCGGAGGAACATGTGACCAGCGGTATTAAATCGTTGAAAGTTAAGATTCCAGATAAGGCGGGCGGAAGCTATCCAAGTATGGTGTTGCCTGTTGGCTCGGAAAACAAAGATATTTCAAAGGCCAAGACATTGGAATTCGATGTGTTTAACGCTTCGCAATCTGCCATGGAGCTTTTTGTTAAGGTTTACGACAAATCGAATGTTGCCTCCGATCACGCATTAGGTGGAATTACCCCTGGTGCTCATCATATTGCTTTTCCTATTTCGGAATTGGCCAATGTGGATAAGAATAACATATCATCTATTATACTTTGGACTTACACGGGCAATTTAGATATAACATTGTATTTTGACCATTTTTATTTTACAGAACCCGATGCAGAGGCGATGAAGCAAATTGAGATCAATTATAGTCCGATCTTGCCTGATATTGATGGTGTTGTAAATGATGCCATATGGAACATCGATAAAGAGTTGACTTACAAAACAGGGACCACGGACAATGAGGCAAAATATAATCTGGCATATAATGATCAATATTTGTTTGTCGGAGTTAACGTGAAAGATGATCATGTGGTAAATTCGAATGCGGCAAAGCCATGGGATGATGATTCTGTGGAGATCTATATCGACGGTGATGGAATGAAGGGGGAGTACACGGATCATACCGTAAGATATGTGTTTCGATATGATGATGATCAAGTATATGCGTATGGAACAAAGCCTAAAGAAACGGATGGCATTAAACAGCATACGCTTAAGACAGGAGAGGGGTATTCGCTGGAAGTGGCGATACCATGGCGTGTAATCGGAGTGACTCCTGGGAATGAGAATGTCATTGGTTTTAACGTTCATGTCAACGATAAGAATGTTGAGGAAACAAGTGCGCCAGGAAAGCTAAGTTTAACAGCGGATGTTTCCCAGGATACGGTTTCATCGCTCCATTGGAAAGACAGAGTGTTCGCGCCCCAAAATGCCAGTTTTACAATCTCTGAAAGCTTGCAGGATGAAATTGTGATCGATGGCAAGCTGGATGAATCCACTTGGGATTTAAATTACAACATGGGTTACGCTACCTTTGGGCAATCCAATAATACCTCAAAAGTAGGTTTTAAGTGGGATTCAAAAAACTTATATGCCGCTTTTAATGTGACAGATGATGTGATTCATGCCCCACAGGAACGCCCTGTTTGGGAAGAAGACGGAGTGGAAATTTTTATTGATGGCGATTTCTTAAAGGGGCCGCGTAAGGGTGATCATGCACCGCACTATTTGTTCAGATTTGGAGATGATACGGCATACCTGGACGGTTTTCCAAGCGAATTAACACAAGGGATCATTCAAAAATCAGTAAAAACAAATACAGGATACAGCGTAGAAATCGCGATACCTTGGGAAACGATCGGCATCACAGCAACGGAGAAGCAATGGATTGGTATTACCACGCATATAAATGACAACGATAATCCAAACATCGGCGTTCTTGGATTAACAGATGATGGGATTATGGATGGTGCGAATACAGAGAATTATTTAGCATTTCAGCTTCAGGAAGTGACGGCCGTGGAGGGGGTTCATCTCAATCAAACGGAAGGAATATTGAAAGTCGGGGAGACGCTACAGCTGAACGCGAGCATACTACCAGAGGATGCCAGTAATAAAACGGTTGTTTGGTCCGTATATGGAGAACAGCCGATGGGCGTAGCCCAAATTACGTCGACTGGATTGGTGTCGGCAATAGCTCCAGGAACTGCAGTGCTTCGCGCCACCAGCGCGGTGGATGCAACGAAATTTGCCGAATTCAGCTTGACTGTTAAAGCAAAGGACAAACCTGTAGATCCAGTAGGTCCGAATGTACCTGGTGTACCTGGTGTTCCTAGCGGATCAGGCGGGGACTTCCCATCAGATGGTCCTAAAGTAGAGAACGGTACGATTAAAATGAACACAAAAGTTGACGGCGATGGATTGACTGCGAAAGTCGAAGTGAACATGGAAGCTATAGAGAAAGCATGGAAGAGTACCCCAGTGGACAGTTCGGGGCATGCAACGATTCGAATTGAAATCAGCGGAGAACAAGGTAAGAATAGTACGGAAATTTCAATTCCGGCAGAGGCCATTTCCAATCTTAACTCTAAGCAGAAAATCGAACTTATCACGCATCGCGCACGTATGACTTTGTCTTCCAGCTTCTTTCAAGAGAAGACAGCAACGAATGCCAAGATCGTTACCGTCATCATAGGAGATGCAGACAAAACGAAATGGTCTCAGAGTGTGACGGATCAAATCGGCGATCATCCGGCAATCCACTTCACAATGAAAATAGATGGCGAACCCTATGCATGGAGCCATCCGAAGACACCTGTGGAAATAGAAATACCTTATGTACCATCGGTTAAGGAAGCCGCGAAGCCGAATCATATTGTCATATGGTCAATTAACGATGCTGGCCAAGCGGTTGTGGTTGCGAATGGAAAATACGATCCAACGACAAAAAGCGTTCGCTTTAAAGGGAACCATTTCGGTTCATATGTGGTAGCGTTTGTCTATAAAACGTTCTCGGATATTGGAAACCACCTATGGGCCCAGGCAGCGATCGAATCGTTGGCAGCAAGAGAAGTCATCAAAGGGACGGGGCACGATACTTTTGGGCCAGCCAAAAATATTACACGAGCAGATTTTGTCACTATGTTAGTCAGGGCTTTAGATCTAAAAGGATTCTTGGATGTGAACGGTGATGGAAAAGATAATAAAAATTTCAATGATGTATTCAGCGCCGATTATTATTACGAGGCGATAGGAATGGCTAAGCAAATGAGCATCATTACAGGATCAGGCAACGATTCCTTTAATCCGAAAGGAGAAATTTCCCGTCAAGAAATGTTTACCATCGCAGCTCGTGCGTTGACGAAACTCGAGAAACTACAAGCAGAAGGGAACAAGGAACAGTTGTCTAGTTTCCTTGACCATGGGAGCGTTGCAGAATATGCTGCCAGCAGCATAGCGGGTTTACTGGAAGCAGGGCTGATTGAAGGTAACGGCAACTCTCTCCATCCCAGAGCAAAGGCAACTAGAGCAGAAGTGGCTGTAT
- a CDS encoding carbohydrate ABC transporter permease has product MAERRTLMDVFWRLLLFLWAISIIFPVVWILYQSVRTNAAFFQDIWALPTDLQWGNYSKAWNEYNIGKSLLNTLYYVGVSLVLGTFLTTLNAYALTRMKFKGRKLIWGLIMLSLFLPGINALVPQYILMKTLHLTNSLSGLIILDSFGENVFFLMLLGGFMASLPRDLEESAFMDGASIFQTFWRIIVPLSTPGIVTVAIFKFLGLYNNFLGPFIYLGDPDKYTIGVNMYQANMKMQYTSDWVTMFAGVIIVMIPSIIFYVIFQKRIMEGATMGAMKG; this is encoded by the coding sequence ATGGCAGAACGTCGAACTTTAATGGATGTATTTTGGAGACTGTTGCTGTTTTTATGGGCGATCTCCATCATTTTTCCAGTCGTGTGGATCTTGTATCAATCTGTTAGAACAAACGCTGCCTTTTTTCAGGATATATGGGCTTTGCCAACGGATCTGCAATGGGGCAATTATTCCAAGGCCTGGAATGAATATAATATCGGCAAGTCTTTGTTGAATACGTTGTATTATGTCGGCGTGAGTCTGGTGCTCGGCACCTTCCTGACAACGCTTAATGCATACGCATTAACGCGCATGAAGTTCAAGGGAAGAAAGCTGATATGGGGCCTGATTATGCTTTCCCTGTTCTTGCCGGGAATCAACGCGCTGGTCCCCCAATACATTCTAATGAAAACATTGCATCTAACGAACAGTTTATCAGGCCTGATCATACTGGACAGCTTCGGCGAGAACGTATTTTTCCTCATGCTGCTCGGCGGATTTATGGCTTCGCTTCCCAGAGATCTGGAGGAGAGCGCGTTCATGGACGGAGCTTCGATCTTCCAGACGTTCTGGCGGATTATCGTGCCCTTGTCTACACCGGGAATCGTTACCGTAGCCATCTTCAAGTTTCTCGGCTTGTACAACAACTTTCTCGGCCCCTTCATCTATCTGGGCGATCCTGATAAATATACGATTGGGGTCAACATGTACCAAGCGAATATGAAGATGCAATATACGTCGGATTGGGTGACAATGTTCGCGGGAGTCATTATTGTTATGATCCCCTCTATTATTTTCTATGTAATCTTCCAAAAAAGAATTATGGAAGGCGCAACGATGGGAGCGATGAAAGGATGA